The Elaeis guineensis isolate ETL-2024a chromosome 3, EG11, whole genome shotgun sequence region tcagacatttcgtaccatccaaaatagtggtccatacctgattcccaatctaggtactctctcggatctagacaaccatcaaaacttggggcttcgactttcacattcttaagaatatgctcatcttgatcgaactggttatggtgcggacgtgcccttataggtcgatcaagttctagattcctatctctttgtcctataggtagtcggggagactcaggttcaggttgtttctgcctagcttcttctaataccactattctctcatccatggctttcataaaatttttcatgtcatcaaacttttcagtcagagcattaatgatggctgctatattgggatccatattggtgttgggtgggaaagtaggatgttggtaccaggtacctgatctagtggtcatgcaactctaagatgcagaaataaagtgcaataaaaaattaaaatgcttgaaagtaaagtacgaaatttagagtgcaaaaatttaacttgcgaaaatttaaattgctgaatttaaactaaagccctaatcaacctgctctgataccaaattgatgcgggacaatcctaaaaagaaaattaatcctaataatcaagctctcttctgttcatcaacaacaaatcacgtccggccaggggctcattgttcccaggacagacagtatagttgcctatactctgctcaggaggcgtgattgattgatacgagactaaagcgagatcaatctaaatgatacagacgaatgccattcgagagatcagtaaacaattagcaatagaaaatttcataaacagatagcagaaattaaacatgctcacgagtaaatgcaaaaaaagaaataagaatggaacgagagaaaataaaacattaaacccgtgagaaaatccaagaagatgataagaatccggatcgtggtagttaagaaactactctgattagggctcttaatcttttaaccaaacagatccatcgataaagaactaggtctttaccaacatcggattaaaaaaaaaaatcaaagatcaactgttaaggaacgaaggtccttgacagcatatgatctgtagaataagaaatcactcctctcagcacgacagatgaaaattctggaggagacagatcttctcttgacggaataggcttgcgtgggtagatggtggagtcgatcaaagtcgtaggaacactgaatcttaagtagaaggaatatgatagaaagtgggcctcacaccctccccttgtggggcgattttgggtctcacactctctccctctcggagcgattgacacaagtatttgtggagtttgtaaaatcattcattgtttttctttcatgaaagatacaaggatttatataggactctaagggttctatttgtttaggaatctcttatttttacaagaaaaaaaatcaaccctccacaaaaaagtaaagcattataatctaccataggaaagaaatcagccttcaacaaaataagtaagtagccaagaactcttaaggaattctaaagaaaaaatggaattccatgtgggtgcttgatgcttgacacaacttggcatgagcacggcacatgctggcttgcatatttcttctcttggcatgtggagagtggtggctccaaaggtgacgtggacaaatccaagtatagccttaaattatgttgccgatttttgatggctctggtgtccgcaccactaTCCAAATTATCTAGCAATTATTTACTCTAATAGAATCTCATCCAGCCTATCCAAACTTTCTTCTCTCATGCAGCTCTTTTGGAGGTGAATAGAAATCTCTAAGACGAAGAAAACAAAGTCATCTTCAAATGGAAAAATTGCAAAGGAATACATTTTTGATTCGTACACGTAGAATTGAACAAAATTAAGATGTAATATGCGTGGAAAAATTGTGGATGCACCTAAAATTGTTTGCTAAGATATAGCGGAGAAACATGGTTGACGCACAGACATACTGTGACATAAATGTACATGGAATTGTTAAATTTTATAGAAATTACTACTCCCCAATTCTTAAAAAGCACAAATGACGACATAAAacaggaagagagagaaatcaaaaaGAAGTGCAGGAAAGGAGGAAGGCGGAAGGAGAAGGGAAGCTCACAGGCGACATCGGTTGACTCGTCCACGATGCGCTCAACGGTGTCGAAGACGAGCTTGCTGTCGACCAAGTACTTGAGGAATCCCTCCATGCTCGGCTGCCAGGTGTCCCTGCCGCCACCCGGCTCGAGCTCTCCCTCCCCCTCCGCCTTCTCGTCGCCACCGGTGGGGGTGCTCCGGAGCCTCATGGCGACGAACCTCATCTCCTCGACGATGCCCTCGCTCTCCCCCGGGTGGAGCTTGCGGTACCTCACCCTCTTCTTCGTCACGGGAGGGGCGGATGGAGAGGGAGGAGCAGAAGGGGGGGAAAACGAGGGAGAGGAGGAGGACGAGCAGGAACAGGAGAAGGAGAAGCGGGGGTTCTTTGGGTTGAAGGAAAGATTTGGGGATGGTGGGGGAGTGGTGCAGGGAAAGCGGGGGTTTTCCAACAGCCTCAAAGAAGATGGTGCTGCTGCGCCAAAGGACAACATTGATTCCTTTCTCCTTCGCTTCGCCGGAGATGGCGAGGGTTCGATCTTTCTCTTGTTATTGAAAAAAATGCATTAAAGTattaccatatatatatatatatatatatatatatatatatatatatatataagaaaaataaagatttaTTATTGAGGTCATGCCCTAAAGGTCTGTTGGAGCTGATGCGACTAAGATGCTGTCTCGGCGCAAAGATGCATGGTTTTAGGTTTACTAATAATACAGTAGGTCTAATGGGCTGTCAGGACTTCTGTTCCGACCATTTAGTTAGAAGGTATCtcattttaattctaattttttgataaaataaaaataatttaatttatttatattttgattttaatttttttaaaaaatttaaatttttatttcgacCTTCAGATATcaactaaatattttaaaaaatttgatcaacatgattttaattattttttattttaattttaattttgttcatgaatcaaataaaattgaaaattatttcaaattaatttgggAGAGGATGGCTTCAGCTCCATGCCCCTCTGGCTGGACTGGAATTCAGTCAGTAGTCCTATCAACTAGGAAATCAACTCTCAGGCATTCATGATGCATCACGGGCACAGTATTCTTGATAGCAATTTCAGAAACTTGTATGTAGGTGCACAGGATCTGGCTAAATGCTGAAGCTGATCACAAAGAATACATGCTTCTAAGAAGTTAGTTGCAAGGTGGTTCTCATCTCTGTCCATGAATCCACTTTATAAACCCTTCTCATACCGTCCTCTCCCATGAAGTTTTCAAATACCTTCAGACCAAATTATGTAAGCTTAAAACATGCCACTTGATGCAGGTCTTAAGGTCAAATGTGCAAGTAGAACTAGTTTCTCAAAGTTTTTGCCTGCCTCATCTGCTTTGCCGGTATGGACTTTTCAAATATTTCGAGTAGAGACCGACTGCAGAAATTTCTCTCATCATATGATAACCATGGCCAAGAAGCTTACATTTAATTCATATGAAGCCAAATGTTCAGCA contains the following coding sequences:
- the LOC105041385 gene encoding probable inactive heme oxygenase 2, chloroplastic, which gives rise to MLSFGAAAPSSLRLLENPRFPCTTPPPSPNLSFNPKNPRFSFSCSCSSSSSPSFSPPSAPPSPSAPPVTKKRVRYRKLHPGESEGIVEEMRFVAMRLRSTPTGGDEKAEGEGELEPGGGRDTWQPSMEGFLKYLVDSKLVFDTVERIVDESTDVAYVYFRRTGLERSASLSKDLEWFRQQDLVIPEPSAPGITYSTYLKELAERSAPSFLCHLYNIYFAHISGGQEIGKKVCEKLLEGKELEFYKWDGNVQESLKDVRENLNELGQHWTRDEKNRCLREAAKSFRFLGQIVRLIIL